atcttgcctatTTCTTACTGTGCCTTCCTTTTGCATATTGTGTCTTATCCTTGTAACCCATGTCTATTCACTGTTCCCATGTAAACATGCTTTGTAGTTGCCTGCTTTGATTTGTTTGCTTTGATCTCTGGCTGTTTGCTCTGCATATTTTCTCCCCTTTGAGAAACATTGTAACAAGGACCCTGCGGTGCCTGCGAAAGGCTTTATCATCTCGCTGGCGCCGGCAGGCCCAAGGCCGCGCAAATTTCAatacctctggcaggaagcctgggatggcgcctgggagagggggctcccctcccctgggaacactcaagttttgggtgggagaattgtattgataagtgcttgtagttctgttgtttggcagatttgacttctcgagttatagtgactagagctaacttccattaaagctttccttccatagaagttttgtcgtgagttttgtcagcactaTAGAGCCCACCCAAATCAGGCATTTTCTgtgggaaaactgatctctgtcttctggatatCAACTGTAATAGCAAGTGGTCTCCAggcccacctagaagttggcaccTGTATTAGGCCAAGATTGATTCTTTCCTTATGAAGGAATTTCACCTGAAGGTCAGAAGACAGCCCTGCTCATAATCATGTTGTCTAACTGTTTACTGCAGAATCCAATCTCTGAGAGGGAGGTTCTTATATGTCCACTATTGACATTAAGAAGCTGCCAGTAGGCCAGGAAGGAATATGTTTGTGGAGGGAAATTATTCAAGATGGACCATAGATCATTGATGCAGTGCTGAGCTGAGAGCTGTGGAGGGCAACCGGTGATATTGCATAGCTGTCTCTCTGGCTGCTTTTGAGATGGAAATTCCTGTCCTTTCTAACCAGGTGCCTCTGTATGGTTGGGTATTGGGCAAGGTCCTCTGATCTTAAGTTGTTTGCAATACTCTACTGCCATCTCAAGGTCAGAATGGCAATGAGTGTATCGTTGCATGGGAGCCAATCCAAAACAAGCTCCTTTCTTTCTGCCCccatcggtcagaacagctctaccagtgctgtggagagcccaaggtcacccaagctggctgcatgtgaaggagcagggaatcaaacctggcttgccagattagaagtctgcactcctaaccactacaccaagctggttaagtTTGAACTGCAGTAATGAACTACAAATTATCAAAGCCATGCTTAGCATGAAGGATTATGTTCCACTGTCCAAAGCTGCCCATGTACTCTGTACAGTGTTAAGATTTAATACTCTCTCTATGTTAAAATCATAAATTGTGCATTGGTGCTATTGcatatattttcttttatttatttgtgttatgCTCATTTGAATGTATTTGTGTTTTTCTCagtgccattaaaggtaatctctgtaatctgtaatcagtaatctgtaatctgtaatcagTAATCTGATATAATGTGTCTTGAGCTTTAGTGAGCAAGGTGGATGATAAATCATGTAAAATAAAATCAATGAAAATCTTGTGAAGAATACCCACTTGAAACTTAAGTACAGACCTGGATAAAGCCTTAAAGAGGCATGATTGGGGGGGATTTTATTCACTTTGACTGGGGTGTATTATGCAGCAccgaaaactcacaaaaagacatcttatttttaaattcttaatgtGGTACCATTTTCGCAGTGCGAAAGCCATCATATTATTtctgtttttgcattgcaaatgctgccTACAGTTCCGGCAGCATTTTTTCAGCGAGGTTTCTGAAACTAGCTTTGCCACCTCTTTTCTTGTGTGACAACACTGATGGTCTTTTTTAATGCATATTTTTGtattcctccccttttctgctcacagtccttcGTCTAAGAATATGAGCTCGAACGTCTACTGCTGATATTCTGCGTTTGTcagtgatcacatgaacatgccatttgctggcaacccagccaactttattgctatgtaaattagtagaaattatcctgtggtatgcatggcatttcctccacagccttcaACAAATGCTTCTGTGACTACAAAGCTCTacttctgatcagtgaccatgtgtgtgtgtgtggggggggggggtgtttgaaaGTTTCTCAGGCTAGCAAAGTGGAggggtctgaaatgccagttctgggttgtaggagaatgaggaagcagaactgcttcaggctatgggcagaggctCCCGTTTTTGTCtcaccagtgatttaaaaaaaccttcacgGGGGAAGCAATGGTATGGTGGGGGCTTTAAATTTGCATTGGAACCTGCAatctgctgtggtccatcctgcccactgTCTACAaagaacagtatacctcagatggggaaaggtggtagttttggcattcagaagtcTGTATGTTCCCATAGAAAATTCTCCatctccatgaactacaattcccataaggctccGCCAGCAGCATGTGACAGAGTGGCGGTCAGgtgacttaaaaacaaaaacaaataaacaatagcatagaatcagagcacatgcataaatggaaatattttaaaaacgtaTTTtgaaaggatgatttaaaagggtcagcgaattgactgcagaggaaagcaatgcatgcataataggcctaggtTACAAAGGAAATGGAGCTGCTTGTCCCACAAAATGAGATCAGGAGAATCGCctcccaaggaagaagtcttgagGTTTTTTTGGATGCAGAGGCTGGAAAGCTGTGATATGCTTCAGCAGAGGTTTGGGTTTTGCCAGAGCTTCAACAAGTTTTCCTCCTGAGGAACTAGCTACTTGATCCGCAGCTTGGGAGCATGAGTGCATTCGGCCATCCTGATGGTTTCCACAAGCAGTCCGGGCACCCCTATGATGGCTGGCTCATTCATACATGCTTCCTTATTTCCACAGCCACCCTTTGAAAAGGTGGAGATGCTGCCACCTGTGAGAAGAGTGGGGGAAGGTTAGATTATTTGCTAATTTGGCATTTTCTGTCATTGCTGTTTTTTACAAATTGTAAACTCATGCAGCCTGGAAAAAACAGAGAACCTGATAGAGTGCTGGAaatccatgttcaaatcccctctctgctgTGTAAGTGATAGGGTCGTGGGGACCTTCTAAATGGTTGTGCAGCTATGGGAAATTGGCCTTAGTGCTATATTGTAGACTGCGGTCCCTTTTTCTCCTCTATATAAAGAACTGCTGCCTGCTTTGCTATATGAACATTCACCAACAATTGACTGTAGAAGTCCTGGTACCAAGTTGTGTGAGGGACCAGGGATGGTTCATAGAGTGCTTTTTGGATTCCCAGTGGTGTTTGACTTCACCAATAAGAGAATTTCTGAAAATATATGGATTACAAAGTACAGGGAACTAAGTAACAAGAGATTTATGACAGTGCAGAGATAAACTAATGAACTGTGCCTATTTTAACTATATCTtttaagaaaaatctgaaaacagcaGGAACATTAGAAGCAGTGCAGTATAAATCTCTGAATACGTGGAAGCAGAACAAGGATTCATGTGGTGTGAATTGGGCTCATTTCAGAGGAAGTGGACTCGATCATGACTTCTATCATGTCGTGGGTCAGCTTTGCACAGCCAGCCTTGCCCATTTCCTCCTCTACAGTATTAGTACAATTTATAGATCTCACCTGCATCAGCCCACACATCATAGCGAACACAAAAGACCTCCCAGCCTCGGCAGTTGATGATTTCAGTGATTGGACATTTTGGATCCGATGAAAAGCATCCAGGACACTGCATTCCATTGAAGTTGAGCCGCAGGGGTGGAACTGGGAAGAAGCACAGAGACAGAGAAGAGCTTGGACAGAAAGGAGCTTGGGGAAAGCTTGGATTTCACTGTGCCAATGTGGTCTCCATTGATCAACAATATGTAAAGCAAACAGTCCAACTGCAATCCTATACCACCAACTGTTGCACTATTTTTCCTCAATAGCCATCATTAACAATCTGACTTTTTTGGGCAGGTGACACCAATAAGGAGGTGAATGGTTGCTTTAGCTCAAGGACAGTGTAATAGCTCCATTACCGAGGGACTATCCAGAAGGAAAGTTACTAGGTCTCGCAGTCACCACTGGGGGATGGAGGATAAGTTCCTGGAGGTTTGTAGATGGAATCTTGGGGAAACAGGGACTTCAAAAGGGGTTACAGTGCCAAAgagtccaaagcatcccttttttcaggggaattgatctctatagttcggagatgaggtggaattccagggatctccaagtctcacctggagattgCTGTTCCTCTGAGTGCATAAAACCATGAGTGAATTCCAAGTATGTCATCAAAGGTGACAGAGCGTATATATGGATGCACACTTACAGTATGATCTGGGGAAGGGGCCAAAGAAATTAGGAGGAGGCACTTGGACACATATAAATGCATGGAGCTGCAGGATTCTGAAACAAACCAGGGGGCTATTactgtcagtattgtctactcagactggcagcagctctccaggtcaggCCTTCCATACCACCTCCTAACTGATTGtagttggagatgctgggaattgaacctgggaccttctgcgtaccaagcagatgctctaccactgagccacagctcctccccatcaAATAAACTTAAGTGTTCTATACTGAATCAGATGACAGATCTATCATAGCCAGTACTGCCTACCTTGACTGCCACAGTTCTCTAGAGTCTCAGGCaaaaatctttcacatcacctcctacctgacccATTCAACTGAAGATaatagggactgaacctgggaccttctgcatgccaagcagatgccctgccactgaggcagaggccttcccctacTCACATTCCACCGCTCCTGAATTGCAAAGGTCTTCCTTGCAGCACTTGTTGACTCTCCGCTTATGGAAGGTTGGTACTCTGATGCTTATGGGAGAAGGAGTGCAGTAGCTGGGCATGGTGCAGCCTTTATAGGTGGCCAGGGACACCTCCGTCCCtgaaaaaaggcagaaaaggaaCAGCATAATAAACAgcataataagagcctcttgtggcacagagtggtaaggcggccgtctgaaaactttgcccacgaggctgggagttcaatcccagcagccggctcaaggttgactcagccttccatccttccgaggtcggtaaaatgagtacccagcttgctggggggtaaacggtaatgactggggaaggcactggcaaaccaccccgtattgagtctgccatgaaaacgctagagggcgtcaccccaaggatcagacatgactcggtgcttgcacaggggatacctttacctttacctttaataaagagTGACTTTCATGTAGGTAGCATAAATATCTGTCCATTAGTGCATCAGTTTGTCATGAAATTTTGGCCAGCTCCTGGTTCACAAAGTGATACTTGCAAACTGAACATCTGCCACAAACCTTGACAAATTTTGATCCA
Above is a window of Paroedura picta isolate Pp20150507F chromosome 5, Ppicta_v3.0, whole genome shotgun sequence DNA encoding:
- the LOC143837043 gene encoding phospholipase A2 inhibitor gamma subunit B-like, with translation MFPETMQVPLIFCFFSMLLTTGVCLQCEYCKSHTDSCQGVAQVCAPHKTACIILTVEIRKGTEVSLATYKGCTMPSYCTPSPISIRVPTFHKRRVNKCCKEDLCNSGAVEFPPLRLNFNGMQCPGCFSSDPKCPITEIINCRGWEVFCVRYDVWADAGGSISTFSKGGCGNKEACMNEPAIIGVPGLLVETIRMAECTHAPKLRIK